One genomic segment of Polyodon spathula isolate WHYD16114869_AA chromosome 35, ASM1765450v1, whole genome shotgun sequence includes these proteins:
- the LOC121303898 gene encoding F-box only protein 46-like, with amino-acid sequence MDPDIFSHIRLWCPRPFGTSGVGGSLLKTASDLVCRGPQGEEGEEEPTLENTPPVTPPSLSSNGNQVEDGRVLLDTWYVIKPGNTKEKIAFFVAHQCNGLGLTRPNTMKVKGNWSTDCSKAKRRRCSSYDPSKSRANSSELEKEPGERLDEGDCLETELSETELLSVAEMVALVEQRTAMAMQEVIGQVPSQSLSTVRSLSSTTTSTQDSEVFLSEEETPAPDADPPSSLQLPPAEREPPDSRRVAEAVAHFESQQQQLESALLRRNGVSQEKTGGGVGASRGTGGNGSGGGGGGREVRIAFRVSSMDPCCQAETGSSGRTNCMFLSCGGGSPTGGARAKEKITCDLYQLVSPSSRDPLPPSNMDILLAATASPKGTGESRGEGPQEHQIPPISSDSTPDGEAGEKGGERLRECVSGFHVEVVVTGAVDQCVFYGKDSTENVKEETVRFTVGSPAPDSLPCPGCEENPPPPGQLFFYHTQTELPDEDSKQLEMQNSLDCTNNNRSSAGGERLDSSDSPTGQDPDSSDSSLCRLYRHISHDFLEIRFKIQRLLEPRQYMLLMPDHIMVNIFSYLPTRSLAALKCTCHYFKALIETYGIRATDSLWNKDPLYRDDPCKQCKKHNEKGDVSLCRWHPKPYHHDLPYGRSYWMCCRRTDKDTPGCRVGLHDNNWVQPCELVQSRAKREDGR; translated from the coding sequence ATGGATCCGGACATCTTCTCCCATATCCGGCTGTGGTGCCCCCGGCCTTTTGGGACCAGTGGAGTTGGTGGCTCTCTGCTGAAAACAGCCAGCGACCTTGTATGCCGGGGGCCTcaaggggaggagggggaggaggagcccACCTTGGAGAACACTCCCCCAgtcactcccccctccctctcctccaatgGGAACCAGGTTGAGGATGGCCGTGTGCTGCTGGACACCTGGTACGTCATCAAGCCTGGGAACACCAAGGAAAAAATTGCTTTCTTTGTGGCCCACCAGTGCAACGGGCTGGGCTTGACCCGACCCAACACCATGAAGGTCAAAGGGAACTGGAGCACCGACTGCTCCAAGGCTAAGCGCCGCCGCTGCTCCTCCTACGACCCAAGCAAGTCCAGAGCCAATAGCTCTGAGCTGGAGAAGGAGCCCGGGGAACGCCTGGACGAGGGGGACTGTCTGGAGACAGAGCTCAGCGAGACAGAACTGCTGTCTGTGGCAGAGATGGTGGCCCTGGTGGAACAGCGTACCGCCATGGCCATGCAGGAGGTCATTGGACAGGTGCCTTCCCAGAGCCTGAGCACAGTTAGGAGCCTCTCTAGCACCACCACCAGTACCCAGGACTCGGAGGTGTTCCTCTCAGAAGAGGAGACACCTGCCCCAGATGCTGATCCCCCTTCCTCTCTCCAACTTCCCCCAGCAGAGAGAGAGCCACCTGATTCCAGGCGTGTAGCAGAGGCCGTTGCCCACTTTGAGTCTCAGCAACAGCAGCTAGAGAGTGCCCTCCTGAGACGCAATGGGGTGTCGCAGGAGAAGACTGGAGGTGGGGTGGGGGCGAGCAGGGGGACTGGAGGAAATGGCAGtggtggaggagggggaggaaggGAGGTTAGGATCGCCTTCCGTGTCTCAAGCATGGACCCTTGCTGTCAGGCTGAAACAGGTAGCTCTGGGCGTACCAACTGCATGTTTTTGAGCTGTGGTGGGGGAAGCCCGACAGGGGGTGCCAGGGCCAAAGAGAAGATCACCTGTGACCTTTACCAGCTGGTGAGCCCTTCCTCTCGCGACCCCCTGCCTCCCAGCAACATGGATATCCTGCTGGCTGCCACCGCCTCCCCCAAGGGGACTGGGGAATCCAGAGGAGAGGGACCTCAAGAGCACCAGATCCCACCCATAAGTTCAGACTCTACCCCTGACGGCGAGGCTGGGGAGAAGGGTGGCGAGAGATTGCGGGAGTGTGTGTCCGGTTTTCACGTAGAAGTGGTGGTGACTGGCGCAGTGGACCAGTGTGTCTTCTATGGGAAGGACAGCACCGAGAATGTGAAGGAGGAGACTGTCCGTTTCACAGTAGGATCCCCGGCCCCAGATTCTTTGCCTTGTCCGGGGTGCGAGGAAAACCCTCCCCCTCCGGGACAGCTCTTCTTTTACCACACCCAAACTGAACTGCCTGATGAGGACAGCAAGCAGCTGGAGATGCAGAACTCCCTTGACTGCACTAACAATAACCGCAGCAGTGCCGGCGGTGAGCGGTTGGACTCCAGTGATTCACCCACGGGTCAGGATCCGGATTCCTCGGACTCTTCCCTGTGCCGGCTCTACCGCCACATCTCCCACGACTTCTTGGAGATTCGCTTCAAGATCCAGAGGCTGCTGGAGCCCCGGCAGTACATGCTTCTCATGCCCGACCACATCATGGTGAACATCTTTAGCTATCTCCCCACGCGTTCACTTGCTGCCCTCAAGTGCACCTGCCACTACTTTAAGGCCCTCATAGAGACCTACGGCATTCGTGCGACAGACTCTCTCTGGAACAAAGACCCACTGTACCGAGACGACCCCTGCAAACAGTGCAAGAAGCACAACGAGAAGGGGGACGTGTCGCTGTGCCGCTGGCACCCCAAACCTTACCACCACGACCTGCCTTACGGACGCTCCTACTGGATGTGCTGCCGACGCACCGACAAGGACACGCCAGGCTGCCGCGTCGGCCTCCATGACAACAACTGGGTGCAGCCCTGTGAACTGGTGCAGAGCCGTGCTAAGAGGGAGGATGGGAGGTGA